In the Phaeobacter gallaeciensis genome, one interval contains:
- a CDS encoding ABC transporter ATP-binding protein, with translation MRGLHKSYGDLEVIKGVDITAPRGAVVSLIGSSGSGKSTLLRCCNLLEDSQQGEILFKGEPIKWVGSGLSRRPADAKQVLRIRTNLSMVFQQFNLWSHMTILQNVMEAPLTVLKRDRAEVEASARKYLDKVGIGDKCDVYPAQLSGGQQQRAAIARALCMEPEALLFDEPTSALDPELEQEVVKVIKDLAAEGRTMMIVTHDMKMAEDVSDHVVFLHQGLIEEQGTPAEVFGNTKSERLKAFLSSTKR, from the coding sequence ATGCGCGGTCTGCATAAATCCTATGGCGATCTGGAGGTCATCAAGGGCGTCGACATCACCGCCCCGCGCGGCGCCGTGGTGTCGCTGATCGGCTCATCCGGGTCTGGCAAATCGACGCTGCTGCGGTGCTGCAACCTTCTGGAAGACAGTCAGCAGGGGGAAATCCTGTTCAAGGGCGAGCCGATCAAATGGGTCGGCAGCGGCCTGAGCCGTCGCCCTGCCGACGCAAAACAGGTTCTGCGCATCCGTACCAACCTGTCGATGGTGTTCCAGCAGTTCAACCTGTGGTCCCATATGACCATCCTGCAAAACGTGATGGAGGCGCCGCTGACGGTGCTGAAACGCGACCGCGCCGAGGTTGAAGCTTCTGCGCGCAAATATCTCGACAAGGTCGGCATCGGCGACAAATGCGACGTTTACCCGGCGCAACTGTCGGGTGGCCAGCAGCAGCGCGCCGCCATCGCCCGCGCTCTGTGCATGGAGCCCGAAGCCCTGCTGTTCGACGAACCCACCTCGGCGCTCGACCCGGAACTGGAGCAGGAAGTCGTCAAGGTGATCAAGGATTTGGCCGCCGAAGGCCGTACCATGATGATCGTGACCCACGACATGAAGATGGCAGAGGACGTCTCCGATCACGTCGTGTTCCTGCATCAGGGATTGATCGAGGAGCAAGGCACCCCGGCCGAGGTCTTTGGCAACACCAAATCCGAACGACTGAAGGCTTTCCTGTCTTCGACCAAACGCTAA
- a CDS encoding glutamine synthetase family protein, with translation MSAWLDTLPDAAKSYLEGRRLDEVECVISDLPGIARGKAVPATKFAKQEYFHLPDSIFYQTITGDWGEAADEDGFIEKDMTLYPDMTTATAAPWTGDWTLQVIHDAFDRDGNPIACSPRNVLKRVVQLYHDKGWEPVVAPEMEFFLVARNVDPAHEIKPMMGRSGRPAAARQAYSMTAVDEFGPVIDDIYDFAEAQGFEIDGITQEGGAGQLEINLRHGDPVKLADEVFYFKRLIREAALRHDCFATFMAKPIENEPGSAMHIHHSIIDKATGENIFSGPQGGETDAFYHFIAGLQNHLPAGIAVMAPYVNSYRRYVKDHAAPINLEWGRDNRTTGIRVPLSSPSARRVENRLAGMDCNPYLGIAVSLACGYLGLIQEERPRRQFKGDAYEGEGDIPQVMGQALDLFDTATELHEILGPEFARVYGIVKRSEYEEFLQVISPWEREHLLLNV, from the coding sequence ATGTCCGCCTGGCTCGATACGCTTCCCGACGCCGCCAAATCCTACCTGGAGGGCCGTCGTCTTGACGAGGTGGAATGCGTTATCTCGGATCTGCCGGGCATCGCCCGCGGCAAGGCTGTCCCGGCCACCAAATTCGCCAAGCAGGAATATTTCCACCTGCCCGACAGCATCTTTTACCAGACTATTACCGGGGACTGGGGTGAGGCCGCCGACGAGGATGGCTTCATCGAAAAGGACATGACGCTTTATCCCGACATGACCACCGCCACGGCGGCGCCGTGGACCGGGGACTGGACGCTTCAGGTCATTCACGATGCCTTTGACCGCGACGGCAACCCAATTGCCTGCTCGCCCCGCAACGTGCTGAAACGCGTTGTGCAACTTTACCACGACAAAGGCTGGGAGCCGGTGGTTGCACCCGAGATGGAGTTCTTCCTGGTTGCACGCAACGTCGACCCGGCCCATGAGATCAAACCGATGATGGGCCGCTCGGGCCGCCCCGCGGCGGCGCGGCAGGCTTACTCCATGACGGCCGTGGACGAATTCGGCCCGGTGATCGACGATATCTACGATTTCGCCGAGGCACAGGGGTTCGAGATCGACGGCATCACCCAGGAAGGCGGCGCCGGGCAGCTGGAAATCAACCTGCGCCACGGCGACCCGGTGAAACTGGCGGATGAGGTCTTCTACTTCAAACGCCTGATCCGCGAGGCCGCGCTGCGCCACGACTGTTTCGCCACTTTCATGGCCAAACCGATCGAGAATGAGCCCGGATCGGCCATGCATATCCACCATTCGATCATCGACAAGGCCACCGGAGAGAACATCTTCTCCGGACCCCAGGGAGGTGAAACCGACGCCTTCTATCACTTTATCGCCGGTCTGCAGAACCACCTGCCTGCCGGGATCGCAGTGATGGCACCCTATGTGAATTCATACCGCCGCTACGTGAAGGATCACGCCGCGCCGATCAATCTGGAATGGGGCCGCGACAACCGCACCACCGGCATCCGGGTACCGCTGTCCAGCCCCTCGGCCCGCCGGGTGGAAAACCGCCTCGCTGGCATGGATTGTAATCCGTATCTGGGGATCGCCGTGTCGCTGGCCTGTGGCTATCTTGGCCTGATCCAGGAAGAGCGCCCGCGCCGCCAGTTCAAGGGCGATGCCTACGAGGGCGAAGGCGATATTCCGCAGGTCATGGGCCAGGCCCTGGATCTGTTCGATACGGCCACCGAACTGCACGAAATCCTCGGCCCCGAGTTCGCGCGCGTCTATGGCATCGTCAAACGCAGCGAATACGAGGAATTCCTGCAGGTGATCTCTCCCTGGGAGCGTGAACACCTGCTGCTGAACGTCTAG
- a CDS encoding type 1 glutamine amidotransferase — protein MKIGILQTGHAPDDLIDSSGDYDQMFCDLLAGHGFEFQTWAVVDGAFPDGPDAADGWIITGSKHGAYEDHDWIPPLEELIRKIDAAKRPMAGICFGHQIIAQALGGKVAKFDGGWAVGHVTYEQDGQPVTLNAWHQDQVVTRPKSARVLAGNDFCENGILAYGDHIWTVQPHPEFSNSFVQGLIEKRGRGVVPDPILERAAAGLSTPVDNLKIATFLAEFLKKERT, from the coding sequence ATGAAAATCGGCATTCTGCAAACCGGCCATGCCCCGGACGACCTGATCGACAGCTCAGGTGATTACGACCAGATGTTCTGCGACCTGCTGGCCGGGCACGGTTTTGAATTCCAGACCTGGGCCGTGGTCGATGGGGCGTTCCCGGACGGTCCCGATGCGGCGGACGGCTGGATCATCACCGGATCCAAACACGGCGCCTATGAAGACCATGACTGGATCCCGCCGCTAGAGGAGTTGATCCGCAAGATCGACGCCGCGAAACGCCCCATGGCAGGGATCTGTTTCGGACATCAGATCATCGCACAGGCCCTCGGCGGCAAGGTCGCCAAATTCGATGGCGGCTGGGCGGTGGGTCATGTGACCTATGAACAGGACGGCCAGCCGGTGACCCTGAACGCCTGGCATCAGGATCAGGTTGTGACCCGCCCCAAAAGCGCCCGGGTGCTGGCCGGCAACGATTTCTGCGAAAACGGAATCCTGGCCTACGGTGACCACATCTGGACCGTGCAGCCCCACCCCGAATTCTCCAACAGTTTCGTACAGGGCCTGATCGAGAAACGCGGCCGCGGCGTAGTGCCGGACCCCATTCTGGAGCGCGCAGCCGCAGGCCTCAGCACCCCCGTAGACAACCTTAAGATCGCAACCTTCCTCGCAGAGTTTTTGAAGAAAGAGAGGACCTGA
- a CDS encoding ABC transporter permease, which produces MSCIETIQAYAFRSLGYGERLLPRSDFTLCEHFTLIGSGMIWNIYFGTIAVITGFFFANLLAVAKNSSSAVWRKPAEWFIFVFRGSPLFIQFFFAYFLFLEMKGFSPILDAFSSAWLGALVVLFFNTSAYSAEIFYGALRSIPKGDIEAADAYGLSGWHRFRRIMWPTMMRLAWPSYTNEAIFLFHATTLVFFSGFPAWRQKGDALYYANYFADKTFNPFVPYPILAFYFILLTLLIIGLFGLVNKRLNRHVPKERRVKMRFRPSLIR; this is translated from the coding sequence ATGAGCTGTATCGAGACCATTCAGGCCTATGCCTTCCGCTCGCTTGGTTACGGGGAACGCCTGCTGCCGCGCAGTGATTTCACCCTGTGCGAACATTTCACCCTGATCGGATCAGGGATGATCTGGAACATCTATTTCGGCACCATTGCGGTGATTACCGGCTTCTTCTTTGCCAATCTCCTGGCGGTGGCGAAGAACTCCTCCTCCGCGGTCTGGCGCAAACCGGCAGAGTGGTTCATCTTCGTCTTCCGGGGATCGCCACTCTTCATCCAGTTCTTCTTTGCCTATTTCTTATTCCTGGAAATGAAGGGCTTCTCGCCCATCCTTGATGCCTTCTCCTCGGCCTGGTTGGGGGCGCTGGTGGTGTTGTTCTTTAACACCTCGGCCTATAGCGCCGAAATCTTCTATGGTGCGCTGCGATCGATCCCCAAGGGCGATATCGAGGCGGCGGACGCCTATGGCCTGTCGGGCTGGCACCGGTTCCGGCGCATCATGTGGCCCACGATGATGCGTCTCGCCTGGCCGTCCTACACCAACGAGGCGATTTTCCTGTTCCACGCCACGACGCTGGTCTTCTTCTCCGGCTTCCCGGCCTGGCGGCAAAAGGGCGATGCGCTCTACTACGCGAATTACTTTGCGGACAAGACCTTCAACCCCTTTGTGCCCTATCCGATCCTGGCCTTTTATTTCATCCTGCTGACGCTTTTGATCATAGGTCTGTTTGGCCTTGTGAACAAAAGACTGAACCGGCACGTACCGAAGGAAAGACGGGTCAAAATGCGGTTCAGGCCAAGCCTTATCCGCTGA
- a CDS encoding transporter substrate-binding domain-containing protein — protein MKSILLGTAALALTAGVALADTVRLGTEGAYPPYNFINDKGEVDGFERELGDELCKRAELTCEWVTNDWDSIIPNLTSGNYDAIIAGMSITEEREEVVDFTQGYTPPSPSAYAAMSSDVDLTGGIIAAQTATIQANHVVDTGATLVEYPTPDETIAAVKSGEADAVLADKDYLEPEVEASDLVFVGDDVPLGGGIGMAFRESDDELRGKFDAAITSMKEDGSLNELITKWEVGGTW, from the coding sequence ATGAAATCCATTCTTCTCGGCACCGCCGCCCTGGCCCTGACCGCAGGCGTGGCACTGGCAGATACCGTGCGTCTGGGCACCGAGGGCGCCTACCCTCCCTACAACTTCATCAACGACAAGGGTGAAGTGGACGGGTTCGAGCGCGAGCTGGGTGACGAGCTGTGCAAACGCGCCGAGCTGACCTGCGAATGGGTCACCAACGACTGGGATTCGATCATCCCGAACCTGACCTCGGGCAACTACGACGCGATCATCGCGGGCATGTCGATCACCGAAGAGCGTGAGGAAGTCGTCGACTTCACCCAAGGCTACACACCGCCGTCGCCCTCGGCCTATGCGGCGATGTCCAGCGACGTGGACCTGACCGGTGGCATCATCGCCGCCCAGACCGCAACCATCCAAGCCAACCACGTGGTCGACACCGGCGCGACCTTGGTGGAATATCCGACCCCGGATGAAACCATCGCAGCCGTGAAATCCGGCGAAGCCGATGCCGTTCTGGCCGACAAGGATTACCTGGAGCCGGAAGTCGAAGCCTCTGACCTGGTCTTCGTCGGTGACGATGTACCGCTGGGCGGTGGCATCGGCATGGCCTTCCGCGAAAGCGATGACGAGCTGCGCGGCAAGTTCGACGCCGCCATCACCTCGATGAAGGAAGACGGCAGCCTGAACGAGCTGATCACCAAATGGGAAGTCGGCGGCACCTGGTAA
- a CDS encoding ABC transporter permease: MFSYCSDPATLEGLQWLSCYLTTGKHMGFYLAFGTVLLLLAITAPLALLFGFGGAIAARSHFPPLSWLGKGYIAIVRGVPDIAFFLFFVIALDQGIEWLRHKVKCPDWDQPIRQGSDFLVCDIAKMPLGTSPQWIHEVYGFSLAVVTFAIVFGAFAANVLYGAMNAVPRPQIETAEAYGMTRRQAFWRIQVPQMWTYALPGLSNLWMVLIKATPLLFLLGVEDIVYWARELGGSKTAKFTDYPHGDWRMWYFLALLVFYLAFTKVSEVVLARITTRLSHGQATLGGEAQRKAK, encoded by the coding sequence ATTTTCTCCTATTGCTCAGACCCGGCCACCCTGGAGGGCCTCCAGTGGCTGTCATGTTACCTGACCACCGGAAAGCACATGGGTTTTTATCTCGCTTTCGGGACGGTCCTGCTGCTGCTCGCCATCACCGCGCCGCTGGCGCTCCTGTTCGGCTTTGGTGGCGCTATTGCAGCCCGCTCTCACTTCCCGCCCCTGTCCTGGCTGGGCAAGGGATACATCGCCATCGTGCGCGGTGTGCCCGACATTGCCTTCTTCCTATTCTTCGTCATCGCGCTGGATCAGGGAATTGAATGGCTGCGCCACAAGGTCAAATGCCCGGACTGGGATCAACCGATCCGCCAGGGCAGCGATTTTCTGGTCTGCGACATCGCCAAGATGCCGCTGGGCACCTCGCCGCAGTGGATCCACGAAGTCTACGGCTTCTCCCTTGCGGTGGTGACCTTCGCTATCGTGTTCGGCGCCTTTGCGGCCAACGTGCTCTATGGCGCGATGAACGCGGTGCCGCGACCGCAGATCGAAACCGCCGAGGCCTATGGCATGACACGCAGGCAGGCCTTCTGGCGCATTCAGGTGCCGCAGATGTGGACCTATGCCCTGCCCGGCCTGTCGAACCTCTGGATGGTGCTGATCAAGGCGACGCCGCTGCTGTTCCTTCTGGGCGTCGAGGATATCGTCTACTGGGCGCGTGAACTGGGCGGCTCCAAGACGGCCAAGTTCACCGATTACCCGCACGGCGACTGGCGCATGTGGTATTTCCTGGCGCTGCTGGTCTTCTACCTCGCCTTTACCAAGGTGTCAGAGGTGGTGTTGGCCCGGATCACGACCCGCCTGTCGCATGGGCAAGCCACCCTGGGCGGAGAAGCGCAGAGGAAAGCCAAATGA
- a CDS encoding NAD(P)/FAD-dependent oxidoreductase gives MALNLLYSNDRKGQYPASWYNATATEQKPYDALRGDIRADVCIVGAGYTGLSAALHLAEAGMEVALLDAHRVGFGASGRNGGQLGSGQRMDQEDLESFMGEAEALKLWRLGEEAKDLVKSLIARHDIDCHLKPGVAWTGSSCSEVSHLHDYARHLQDWYGYDQIEVLNDDACLKLCPSPDYKGGFLDHGAGHLHPLNYALGLARAAEAAGAKIYEQSEALEITEGAEVTVRTAEGTVTADHLILACNGYLGGLNRQVAAKVMPINNFIVATEPLGDRANQVLTRDVAVADSKFVVNYFRLSHDKRLLFGGGESYGYRFPADIEAVVRKPMHQIFPHLSDVRVDYAWGGTLGITMKRMPYLARLAPNVLSASGYSGHGVGTATHAGQLMALAIQGQAEGFDTMARVPAPAFPGGPRMRSPLLALAMTWYALRDRLGI, from the coding sequence ATGGCTTTGAACCTGCTTTATTCCAACGACCGCAAGGGTCAGTACCCTGCCAGCTGGTACAATGCGACGGCGACAGAGCAAAAGCCCTATGACGCCCTGCGCGGGGATATACGGGCCGATGTCTGCATCGTCGGCGCGGGCTACACCGGCCTGTCCGCCGCGCTGCATCTGGCGGAGGCAGGCATGGAGGTTGCGCTTCTCGACGCTCACCGCGTCGGCTTTGGCGCCTCCGGGCGCAATGGCGGGCAGCTCGGCAGCGGACAGCGGATGGATCAGGAAGATCTGGAAAGCTTCATGGGCGAAGCCGAGGCCCTGAAGCTCTGGCGGCTGGGGGAAGAGGCCAAGGATCTGGTCAAATCCCTGATCGCCCGGCACGATATCGACTGCCACCTGAAACCCGGCGTGGCCTGGACCGGCTCCTCATGCAGTGAGGTGTCGCATCTGCACGACTATGCGCGCCACCTGCAGGATTGGTACGGCTACGATCAGATCGAAGTTCTTAACGACGACGCATGCCTCAAGCTTTGCCCTTCGCCCGATTACAAGGGGGGCTTTCTGGATCATGGCGCCGGGCATCTGCACCCGCTGAACTATGCGCTTGGCCTCGCCCGCGCAGCCGAGGCCGCAGGCGCCAAGATATACGAGCAGAGTGAGGCGCTGGAGATCACCGAAGGCGCCGAGGTCACTGTGCGCACCGCCGAAGGCACGGTCACGGCAGACCACCTGATCCTGGCCTGCAACGGCTATCTTGGCGGACTCAACCGCCAGGTCGCGGCCAAGGTCATGCCGATCAATAATTTCATCGTCGCAACCGAGCCTTTGGGGGATCGCGCCAATCAGGTGTTGACCCGCGACGTGGCGGTGGCGGACAGCAAATTCGTGGTCAACTATTTCCGCCTCAGCCATGACAAGCGGCTGCTGTTCGGCGGCGGCGAAAGTTATGGCTACCGCTTCCCCGCCGATATCGAAGCCGTGGTGCGCAAGCCGATGCATCAGATCTTTCCGCATCTGAGCGACGTGCGCGTCGATTACGCTTGGGGCGGCACGCTGGGCATTACAATGAAACGGATGCCCTATCTGGCACGGCTGGCGCCAAATGTCCTGTCGGCCTCGGGTTATTCTGGCCATGGGGTCGGCACCGCCACCCACGCCGGGCAATTGATGGCGCTTGCCATTCAGGGGCAGGCCGAGGGTTTTGACACCATGGCACGGGTTCCCGCTCCGGCCTTCCCAGGCGGACCGCGCATGCGCTCACCGCTGCTGGCCCTCGCCATGACCTGGTACGCGCTGCGCGACCGGCTTGGTATTTGA
- a CDS encoding glutamine synthetase family protein, with translation MDLSGLRTVRIAACDMNGQMRGKRMPASAAHKLDDGTARMPVSVLNVDIWGRDIEDSPLVFETGDADGILLPTDRGAVPMPWLSTPSALVPMTMMLEDGTPFMGDPRQVLAHVLQRYAARGWSVVAATEMEFNLVDDGGAQPGPPIDPLTGRELDQQSVLSVAELDAFDAFFSDVYEGAEAMGIPAKDAISEAGLGQFEINLDHQDAMRCADDAWLFKALIKGLARKHGFAATFMAKPYAEEAGNGMHVHFSVVDEAGNNIFDNGTDAGSELLLNAVAGCLAAMPASTLIFAPHGNSYDRLIPGAHAPTSAAWAYENRTAAIRIPGGSPKARRIEHRAAGGDINPYLMLATVLGAALVGIEDAMQPPAPSSGNIYDIKGLPQLAATWQEAIDLFESDPIIARILPKTAIRNLVMTKRQELEEFARRPKESHWLSWLEAV, from the coding sequence ATGGACCTGTCCGGCCTAAGAACCGTCCGCATTGCCGCCTGTGACATGAACGGACAGATGCGCGGCAAGCGCATGCCCGCAAGCGCAGCACATAAGTTGGATGATGGCACCGCGCGCATGCCGGTCTCGGTGCTCAACGTGGATATCTGGGGTCGCGACATCGAAGACAGCCCGCTTGTGTTCGAGACCGGCGATGCCGATGGTATCCTGCTGCCCACGGACCGGGGCGCCGTGCCCATGCCCTGGCTCAGCACGCCGTCCGCCCTGGTTCCGATGACCATGATGCTTGAGGATGGAACGCCGTTCATGGGCGACCCCCGTCAGGTTCTGGCCCACGTTCTGCAGCGCTATGCGGCACGGGGATGGAGTGTGGTTGCCGCCACCGAAATGGAATTCAACCTTGTGGATGATGGCGGCGCCCAACCCGGCCCACCGATTGATCCGCTCACCGGACGCGAGCTGGACCAGCAATCGGTTCTGTCGGTGGCCGAGCTCGACGCCTTTGACGCCTTCTTTTCCGATGTCTACGAGGGCGCCGAGGCGATGGGCATTCCCGCCAAGGACGCCATCTCCGAAGCCGGCCTCGGCCAGTTCGAGATCAACCTTGACCATCAGGATGCCATGCGCTGCGCCGACGATGCCTGGCTGTTCAAGGCCTTGATCAAAGGTCTGGCACGCAAACACGGGTTTGCCGCGACCTTCATGGCGAAACCTTATGCCGAGGAAGCCGGTAATGGCATGCACGTGCATTTCTCGGTGGTGGACGAAGCCGGAAACAACATTTTCGACAATGGCACCGACGCCGGGTCAGAGCTGCTCCTGAACGCGGTGGCCGGTTGTCTGGCCGCCATGCCCGCCAGCACCCTGATCTTTGCGCCCCACGGCAATTCCTATGACCGGCTGATCCCCGGCGCCCATGCACCAACCAGCGCGGCCTGGGCCTATGAAAACCGTACTGCCGCAATCCGCATTCCCGGCGGCAGCCCCAAGGCGCGCCGGATCGAACACCGCGCCGCAGGCGGGGACATCAACCCCTACCTGATGCTGGCCACTGTACTTGGCGCGGCCCTTGTCGGGATCGAGGACGCAATGCAGCCGCCTGCCCCCTCGAGTGGGAATATCTATGACATCAAGGGCCTGCCGCAGCTTGCCGCGACATGGCAGGAAGCAATCGACCTGTTCGAGAGCGATCCCATCATCGCCCGCATCCTGCCAAAAACCGCGATCCGCAATCTGGTGATGACAAAACGGCAGGAACTGGAGGAATTCGCCCGCCGCCCTAAAGAGAGCCACTGGCTGTCCTGGCTCGAAGCGGTATGA